cttttactgcttttatatatAATACACCAGCCTTCACCACCACAgtccttccatcatccctgacccttggccatgctggctggggctgatgggagttgtagtctaaaacatctggagggcaacttgttggagaaggctgtaatACATGCATGTATACTGTATTGTTAGTAATGGAGTTGGCTCATTTATAAAGGCTGAATTTACTTGTCCCATACCAAGCCCTAACATTTGCTTTCTCTCCTCCAGAAATGCTGTCCGCAAGCCCACCACATGATTCTGCCTATGACAGCACTGAACTTGAAGGAGAATGCAATTCCGGTGATCTCCAGCCTAATGATCTATCACAAGCCAGTGGGGCAGCCAGTAGGCCAAGCAGTACAGAGTTCTGCCCCCAACAGCCACTAGCCcagaccctctctctctcttcgctGACTCGCTTAAAACAATCCATAAGCAAATTGGATAGGAGGTTCTCTGAACCAGACATGTTCTCTCCTAAGGGCTGCCAGAAAGGCCAAATGAGAAGCCAGAAGCTCACCAAAAGTGAGGAGAACTTTAGACAACAAGAGGAAGCGGGGTTGAAGTGTCAAGAGCTGGGAATACAAATGGAAGGAAAAGCTTATCTTTCAGGCCTCTATAGGAACAAAAAGCCACCAAACCAAACTATCAAACTGTCCAGCAGTTCCTTGCCCAGAACCTCCTCCAGCAATTCACTAGACAGTGCCTCCTCAATCTCAGACTGTTCTGTCTTCTCCAGCTCACCACTGCCATCACCTTTGAAGAGAAATTTCTTACCTCGGCCACAGTCTTTTTCTACCAAAACTTCAGATGGGAGTAACACGTCCATCCGAGAACTCAAGAAGCACTCCATGTCATTTTCTGTGGCGATGTGCAAGAAGGTGCTTGCGAAGAGCCAGAGTTGCAACGTGGGAGACTTTCAAAGGGACAATTTCAAAGGGGACTCCAAGAAAGAGAGACATCTTTCCTGCCGAATAGTTCAGGCAACTTGTGCGGATAACCACAAGCCAGCACTGGTGGGGTGTCACCCAAGGTCCCGTTTCTTGTCAGCAGATGAGGTGTTTCGCCTTGTggataaaaaaaatcctggaaagCCTCCATCCTATGAAGAGGCTACCAAAAACTGTTCCGTTTGTAGACTTCCTTCATATGGGAACTTAACCATTCAAAATATGAGGCCCACTGTGCTGCCTCCAGACTCTGAGCCTCAACGTCCCAGGCTCAGTAGAGAGGCCAGAAACAAAGCACATAAGGACCTTTTTAATGACAGGGTCTCTGTGAATGGAGATTTGAAGGACAAAGCTGTTGATGTTGTTATTGGGATACATTCCCGGGCAAATTTGCCTCTGACCCCTCAAGTCTACCGCCTTAGGACCATGTCTGGGTCTTATCAAAAGAACAAACAAGAATATCTGATGCGGCGGTGCAGTCAGCCATCCTTTGACCACATACAGTGTGCAAAGGAGTCCTATGTTTAACATCTCTGTCCTGTTTCAACACAATGGCATGAAAGCAAGTCTTTTGCCCAACATTGCTGCACCTAATATATGCTCTCCTGTCTCCGCTTTTCCTAAAAAGATGTCATTTGCGCAGCATCATATGGAATGGGTGTTGCTCTTCTATACCGCATGTAGATCTTGTACATAATGGATATATCTATGGTTATCGATGTTCATAAACTTTAAAAGCACACTTTTCAAGCTGAGCAAGAGGATTGGTGGTTTTATCCCTCTTGTTCTTATATAAGTTTTACATCGTGTGATTTATTTCTTCCCCGTTAAAAATATAGACAGAAGTTCAGTACCCACAGAATTAGAGAAGCTGAAGGTGgcagggggttgggggttgggaatGCTGTAGAGCCCATCTCAACCCTATGACAAAGCAAAATTATTCTTTGCAACATACCTGGCTCTACTAGCTTGTCTGGTTTTGTATTACTCAAGTGATACCATTTCCAACATTTCCTCTTTAGTTGTTATTTCCTGCTGAAATAAACCTCAATCTTATGAAACGATCCCTGCCAAAAGATGTAGGATCCACTTTCTATTTCTTTGAAACCTTGAACAGTCCTAGTTGATTAGCTACCCTCATCTGGACCCtctcttctcatagaatcatagaatagtagagttggaaagggcttacaaggccatcgagtccaaccccttgctcattgcaggaatctaccttaaaactGTTGCATCGAGGGACATTAAAAGCATTTGTACACTACATCCCTAACACAATTAAGGCAAATGTGCATCGACATAACATAACCTGGTTGCTACTCTGAGGAGTGTACATTCATGTTGTTGCAGGCACAAGGAGGCAGGGACTGTGTGTGATCCCTCTCTCTTGACAAAGTTTTTCCATGGGTACAATGGGCTGCAGGAATTGTTGCACCATGGAATTGTAGTAAATGGGATGTGTGGCATGTTGTACATTCTTCTGGACTTGTAAGATTACTCAAAGAAATACATTGTTACAATAGCATCATGTCTTTGATGTATGACTCTCAATAGTCTAGTAGTGTAGACATAGCTATGTGCAaggagattttttattattattaaaaaaattaatttcaccAGAATAAAGCACTTTTCCcgcctggaaaaaaaaatatgtatattgaaTTTGTTCTTTCTTTACAAATACTCAACCATTGTCTAACAAAGACATAGCCAGATGATAATACATGAATTATTATGTAGTCTGTTCTAAAACTACTTTCCTCAAGGTCTTCATGCTTACCCACACATCTGTATGTTAAGGTGGgagggtgtgttttgttttgtttcgttttaagaaacagcctgaaaaagaaaagcaattctaTTTTCTTCAGGAATGTCTTTCCACTAAGTGCACAGATTGAACAAAAGGCCACCACAGAAAATATTCAGTGAGATGCAGTGTTTGGAGTCAGAAGATCAATGCTGCCCTGTGGCTTCTCCATTGGTTTGCACCGTCAGTGTGATCTTTGTATAGCACTTAATTAAAATCTACAAAAAAATAAGTGTGAACCTGAAAAATTGTCAAAGGGCCATTTCAGACATTACACAGAGACAAACTTAGGATTACACTGCTCACCCTGGAGCTGGTGTGTTTAATTCCCTCTCGTTGTGatcaagggagggggaagagacaaAACAGAAAAGGCCAGCCCGTCACCTATCCTGGCCACAGTGAGCTAGCAGGGCTTTGGACATGGCCCTTACTGGGCCATGAATTTCCCTGCACAGGACTGCTCTCCTTCCAGAGGGTAATCGCAAGTATTCATGTGGACAAAGAAACATCTTCAAGAGGAGCAAGATTCCTCTTTTCACTTGTTCTGCATCTTGTCACTTGTGGGCTCTGATCCAACTGTCAAGCCGGATGCTGCTTGCATAAAACCATTGCATATCTGCCCATATTCCTGCTGCTAACAGTTCTGCAAGACCAGTGGCAGCAACCTCAAAACCTCACACATACCCCGACACACACCAATCTATAGCTTTTTAATTAAACAGTGCTGAATTGTTTTCAATTAAATGTTTTCCCCGACAAGAGTGCTTCCACACAGAGGACTCGTAGCACTACCAGTGGGAAGGCATAGTGCAGCTTTTCTATCTTTTTCTTCTTATCAGATTTTCTGCGataagaaaaaagagggaagaagctgtgggaaaacatgagagggttaTGAGTTCCCACTGGTATCCTACCCACTGGTATTTTACCCCAGGGGTAAAGTTCCATGAAGAGGCAGAGCAATagtgccataaaagcctcatctgagaCTGGGAGGACCTTATGCATTCAGGATGAATGCAGGAGGTGGCCTTGGACAAATAACCCCAAGTGTTTGAAAGgctgtaagggcacaatccaagGGCCTGATGCCACGTGGACAGAGGGCTCCAATGTTGAAGCACACTCATTGGGGTaaattttaatttgaaacaattcAGCACTATTTAATTAAAAAGCGATGAGGTCCTAAGCCCTGCCAGTAAGAGGCATATAGGACAGAAGGAACAGCCTCACCATCCTCCTCTGCAATAATTTTTGCTACATAGACCTCTAATCCCACCTGACTGGTGGTGGCAGAACCCAGGCCTCAGATGCCTTTGGATATGGTGGATCCTCCACCTCTCCTGTCCTGTCCACTGCtatgccccctccctctttccctccctccctgacctcAGGCGAAGAGCCACTGCGGAGCTTTCCACCACAGCTAggaagggcaggggagggagagatcctTCCATGATCAGATATCCTCCTCCAAGGCCAAAGCTCTGTCTCCAGCCTCACACTAGGAGATCCACTGTATCCAGTGGTACCCTGGACACTGTCTGAGGGCCATAGACTTGCACTGTAAAAGGAAATCGTTTAAATAACTAGCCAAAGCTAGCTCAGCCAGGccagatctagaccaagcaggatataacactttgaaagcagtttgaaaacagtatatgggacgcctcctgggccccaacagttgtcaatagcattataaactgttataaagcagtagtgtagctcctgccccaGAGTCAAGAGGATATTTTTTAATTCTCAAATTGGTTAAGGCTCTGGGATAAACGTAAAACATGAATAAGCCCAATCATATCTCCATTAAGTGCAGTGATCAAAGATGTGGAATGGAATAGtgaacaaaggccagatctacactaaggaagatataacacttcaaaagtgatttgaaaacagtatttggaatgtgtcctgggccccaacagttgtcaataccattataaaccattataaagcagtagtgtggatcctgctaAAGTTTCAGAATTTGGAAAGAAAATAATAGTTTTCTTTACAAAGACCTATTATTGCAAAATTATTTCTTATTATAtgctaaagttaaaggaagactAAGAGCaggatcctatgcatatttagacagaaaaaggtcctacatctcccagcatgccccagccataaTCAGAGTTACAAGCTTGGAGAGGGAGATCCGGTCATGGACTTTTTCTCTCCCACCACCTCCCAACCACTATGGAAAGCTACTACATAATTTTTCTGTTGAACTTTAGTGAGGGGTCAATGGTTTAAGAGCACAAGGAATTAACATCACTGCTGCTGCTAGGATATTGTATGTGAAGAACTGGAGCTCTCAAAAACTTCCCTCTGTGAAAGATTGGTATGATAAAATGTGGAATGCAGCAGTGATGCCTAAATTAACTTGTTAGGtcagaacaaaagaaaatagaaagacaTGAGATATctttaaagaaaaatggaaacctttaattgattattttaaaaagaatttaatatatcaCAACGTGAAATACTATTCTTGAAAGTTTTATTATATTAACAAATATGGTATGTATTTTGTAATGTTCTCTCCACCCCCATATTTCACTCAAATTTATTCTTATATGGGGATTTATTCTCAGGATATTGGAGGCAGATTGTTTTTTCTGCATGTTGTATAATATAATACAATTAATTGTCTAAAACAATGGCCATCATTATAACAGTTGTGATACATGTAGAGGTATATCACATACCCTTTGGGATTGgcgtaaaacagccttccccatgctggttggagatgatggcggttgtagtacaacacatgtgCTTTCTGAATCATATCTCTGGCTCAGCTTGGGTACAATCAGTTCTAGACTGTCCTGGTTTTCGTGAAGACAAAAACTGTTACTCCCTACTGCAATACATTTGCTATAGCTACTTTCTGACCAGCAAAAAACCAACCAAGTGGGCTAGAGATGGATGGATAAggcaaaatgaaaacagaaaactgtAGAGGCTGGACACAAAACCATACCTCTGTGTTGCCAAGAGGCAACGGTTCGTTTTAGAATTCAGAATACAATGAACACACTAAGGGGTGAAGGGCTAAAGATCTTATTAATCAGTAGCAAATTAAAAGAGCAGAGGATTAAAGCAAAATACTGCAATGCAATGATTGCAGCCAGCA
This sequence is a window from Elgaria multicarinata webbii isolate HBS135686 ecotype San Diego chromosome 4, rElgMul1.1.pri, whole genome shotgun sequence. Protein-coding genes within it:
- the TAGAP gene encoding T-cell activation Rho GTPase-activating protein isoform X3 — translated: MKVLSSCNAPKTLNASDMETLIACPSEVDIKKYHLFMPCDSDDGLCHLIDSNKKRKKVISWPFMLRRVTTGSETLGHLEPDLKPSLFDQPLSIVCTEDDMLPKPIQDILTILFLKGPFTEGIFRKAANEKARKELKEELNCGGKVMFENEPVHLLAVVFKDFLRNIPHKLLLSELYDEWMTALEKTTHHERTEAIKEVSGKLPKPNLILLKHLLHVLHCISESSEINKMDSSNLAICFGPTMLTPNCDQSLPLEVQKELTDKVKTLVEFLIDNCYDIFGEEIYALFSISADNSLDRTEMLSASPPHDSAYDSTELEGECNSGDLQPNDLSQASGAASRPSSTEFCPQQPLAQTLSLSSLTRLKQSISKLDRRFSEPDMFSPKGCQKGQMRSQKLTKSEENFRQQEEAGLKCQELGIQMEGKAYLSGLYRNKKPPNQTIKLSSSSLPRTSSSNSLDSASSISDCSVFSSSPLPSPLKRNFLPRPQSFSTKTSDGSNTSIRELKKHSMSFSVAMCKKVLAKSQSCNVGDFQRDNFKGDSKKERHLSCRIVQATCADNHKPALVGCHPRSRFLSADEVFRLVDKKNPGKPPSYEEATKNCSVCRLPSYGNLTIQNMRPTVLPPDSEPQRPRLSREARNKAHKDLFNDRVSVNGDLKDKAVDVVIGIHSRANLPLTPQVYRLRTMSGSYQKNKQEYLMRRCSQPSFDHIQCAKESYV
- the TAGAP gene encoding T-cell activation Rho GTPase-activating protein isoform X1, producing MVAERQTREIKGAKITKVASTKFLMKVLSSCNAPKTLNASDMETLIACPSEVDIKKYHLFMPCDSDDGLCHLIDSNKKRKKVISWPFMLRRVTTGSETLGHLEPDLKPSLFDQPLSIVCTEDDMLPKPIQDILTILFLKGPFTEGIFRKAANEKARKELKEELNCGGKVMFENEPVHLLAVVFKDFLRNIPHKLLLSELYDEWMTALEKTTHHERTEAIKEVSGKLPKPNLILLKHLLHVLHCISESSEINKMDSSNLAICFGPTMLTPNCDQSLPLEVQKELTDKVKTLVEFLIDNCYDIFGEEIYALFSISADNSLDRTEMLSASPPHDSAYDSTELEGECNSGDLQPNDLSQASGAASRPSSTEFCPQQPLAQTLSLSSLTRLKQSISKLDRRFSEPDMFSPKGCQKGQMRSQKLTKSEENFRQQEEAGLKCQELGIQMEGKAYLSGLYRNKKPPNQTIKLSSSSLPRTSSSNSLDSASSISDCSVFSSSPLPSPLKRNFLPRPQSFSTKTSDGSNTSIRELKKHSMSFSVAMCKKVLAKSQSCNVGDFQRDNFKGDSKKERHLSCRIVQATCADNHKPALVGCHPRSRFLSADEVFRLVDKKNPGKPPSYEEATKNCSVCRLPSYGNLTIQNMRPTVLPPDSEPQRPRLSREARNKAHKDLFNDRVSVNGDLKDKAVDVVIGIHSRANLPLTPQVYRLRTMSGSYQKNKQEYLMRRCSQPSFDHIQCAKESYV
- the TAGAP gene encoding T-cell activation Rho GTPase-activating protein isoform X2, with protein sequence MSSNCNKKRKKVISWPFMLRRVTTGSETLGHLEPDLKPSLFDQPLSIVCTEDDMLPKPIQDILTILFLKGPFTEGIFRKAANEKARKELKEELNCGGKVMFENEPVHLLAVVFKDFLRNIPHKLLLSELYDEWMTALEKTTHHERTEAIKEVSGKLPKPNLILLKHLLHVLHCISESSEINKMDSSNLAICFGPTMLTPNCDQSLPLEVQKELTDKVKTLVEFLIDNCYDIFGEEIYALFSISADNSLDRTEMLSASPPHDSAYDSTELEGECNSGDLQPNDLSQASGAASRPSSTEFCPQQPLAQTLSLSSLTRLKQSISKLDRRFSEPDMFSPKGCQKGQMRSQKLTKSEENFRQQEEAGLKCQELGIQMEGKAYLSGLYRNKKPPNQTIKLSSSSLPRTSSSNSLDSASSISDCSVFSSSPLPSPLKRNFLPRPQSFSTKTSDGSNTSIRELKKHSMSFSVAMCKKVLAKSQSCNVGDFQRDNFKGDSKKERHLSCRIVQATCADNHKPALVGCHPRSRFLSADEVFRLVDKKNPGKPPSYEEATKNCSVCRLPSYGNLTIQNMRPTVLPPDSEPQRPRLSREARNKAHKDLFNDRVSVNGDLKDKAVDVVIGIHSRANLPLTPQVYRLRTMSGSYQKNKQEYLMRRCSQPSFDHIQCAKESYV